The Methanobrevibacter thaueri sequence GCTTGAGCACCTAAAATAAGGATTGCTAATCCACCAATGAATTCTATGAAAGAAACATAGTCAATCAAGAGTTGGGTACCGAAAGTACCGATGACTAGCCACATGGCAACGCATAAAATACTTGCAATTCCTAACTTAATAGGATTTACGCCTGCTACAACACCTTGTGAGGACAAAACCAGGTTTTCAATATTCCCAAATATTATTAACCCCACAAAAGGCAAATATTGCTCCAACATCCAAATCACCATTTCCCCAAATAAACAGAATTTATTTATTACTAATAATTATTAATGAATTATAATATATAAAACTATCATTAAAATTATTAAAATATTTTATGATTTAATTGAATGATAAATAATGCTTTTTAGAATTATTAAGGAAAAATTGAACAAAATAGAAAAAAATAATGAATAAAATGATTATTTATTTAAATTAAGAGGTACATTTCAAGTGTAAATAACTATCTGTTGGAATACATCTTCTCATAGTATTCCTGATATTCGCCACTTCTAATCTGATTGGTCCATTCCTGATTGTCAAGATACCATTGAATTGTTTCCTTAATTCCCACTTCAAAAGTGTATTTGGGACTCCAGCCCAATTCCTCCTGTATCTTGGTTGAATCAATGGCATAACGCCTATCATGGCCCAAACGGTCAGTGACAAATTCAATCAGTGACTCGTCCTTGCCGAGCTCCTCCAATATCAGCTTGACAATGTAGATGTTTTCCTTTTCATTGTTTCCACCGATGTTGTAGACCTCGCCGAGCCTACCCTCATGAAGAACCAAATCAATCGCATGGCAGTGGTCATAGACATGAAGCCAGTCACGAACGTTCTTGCCGTCCCCGTAAACGGGCAGCTTCTTGTTTTCCAAGGCGTTTGAAATCATCAATGGAATCAGCTTTTCGGGAAACTGATAAGGTCCGTAGTTATTGGAACAGCGTGTGATGTTTATTGGCAGACCAAAAGTCTCGCCATAGGCGCGTGTGATTAAATCCCCACCGGCTTTTGAAGCTGAATACGGACTGTTTGGCTGTAGCGGAGTTGTCTCTGTAAAGTATCCGGTCTTGCCCAATGTC is a genomic window containing:
- the rfbB gene encoding dTDP-glucose 4,6-dehydratase → MTNILVTGGAGFIGSNFVRYMVDKYSDYHIINLDALTYCGNLENLKDIENKDNYTFVKGDIRDKEVVDDIVRKCDYVINFAAESHVDRSIEDPEIFIKSNVLGTQVLLNASKEYGVEKYIQISTDEVYGTLGKTGYFTETTPLQPNSPYSASKAGGDLITRAYGETFGLPINITRCSNNYGPYQFPEKLIPLMISNALENKKLPVYGDGKNVRDWLHVYDHCHAIDLVLHEGRLGEVYNIGGNNEKENIYIVKLILEELGKDESLIEFVTDRLGHDRRYAIDSTKIQEELGWSPKYTFEVGIKETIQWYLDNQEWTNQIRSGEYQEYYEKMYSNR